DNA from Pochonia chlamydosporia 170 chromosome Unknown PCv3seq00009, whole genome shotgun sequence:
TAATGACGCGCATCCATCCAAGATGGTATCGAGCCACATGGCCAATTGGGTCATTGTGAGGCCTAGTCCAATAGCAGCCATTAAGTATAGCCGGAACTTGCTTTAAAGGATTATACTTAATCCCGGAAAGTACCTCAAAATTTGTTGATCGACtatgttcttcttgttgcatGCCGGATATCCTGGCACCGTCTGTGTCCGCCTTGGGCGCGAACGCATCCATGACTGCAGCACAGAAAATAAGCATATCCATAACTGTGCTTCGAATACCAACCATGGCTAGAACTGGAGTGTTGTTTTCATTTGTCCACTCGTGCTCTAGCTTCTCCCATGAGCCATCTTGCATTTGAGCGTAAGATTGGGCTAAATTGTCGGTATCCTCAATCTGAGCCGCAGTAACGGCTGTACTGTTCATGCCGAGTGGCATTAGAATACGGCCCCGAACAAATTGAGCAAAGGATTCGCCAGAGATCTTCTCAATCACGAGAGCAACCAAGGCGTATCCCACATTGCTATACACCCATGAATCGTAGAGCGTCTCGCCATTACGCTCGGTTGGCGTGCTATTTAGCACGTCCATGAAGTCATCCTGGGGGGTTATCACCTTGCCACCTGGTCCCAGAAGGCTAACCACGGGGTTATCAAGTCCTCCTGAATGCCGTAAGATGTCGTTAAAGGTGGCAGTGTTGCTTATGCTAACCTTACCGCTTGGCTTGAAGTCTGGCAAGTGCTGGCCAATAGTGTCCGCCCAACACAGACTCCCTTGGTCAACAAGAATTCCCAAAGCAGCAGATACCAAGGTCTTGGATACGGAGCAGAGTGTGTACATGAGTTGCGCCTCTGGGCGAGGAATAGACGGGCCATTTGGGACGGCAATATTTTGCTCAAAAACGACTTTGCCCTCGTGAAGAACCCCAACGCTGACTGAAGCTACCTTGCAAAGAGATATAATATCCTTCAGTTTGTCGGGAGACTTTTGAAGTCGTTcgttgagcttcttctcactTTAGTACACTTGTATCTTCGCTTCGACGGCTGGCCGAGGGGGGGAGGTTGTCGTTGAAGCAACCAAAATTGCTCACATACCAGGGAGCGAGGCTCTACTGCCTCTGGTTGTTTGCTTTGGTCTGTACCGGCGGACTGACGGTCAAATCGTTGCTAGAGACACAGATTAGGGCAATTGGTCTGACGGACTGGCTCACAAAACGTACCCTTGATACCAATGACCATAGCCAGCTGGTCCAGCTaacttgcttcttcttctcagacGCCATGGCATGATGGAATTCCGTTCCGCACTAAACCAGTCAACTTTCCAGAGTTTCCAATGATTTTAAAGGAAGACGGAGCGCGTAGGAAGGAGGGTTAATGGGGTTGACCACGTGTCTTCTTTTCAAATGCCAGCCAGCAATTTTAAAACAACATGTACCATGTCTCGCTCCGCGTTACTGCTTGGACGAGCATTGTCAAACCTTAAGAATCCATGGTTACGTCGCACCGAGCAGGACAAAGTGATGCGTCGGTAGAAGAGAAGCCCAGGTTGAATCAGAACCAAATAATGACATTGCATTTCTGGAGGATTTCTGACTTGTAGCTTACGGTCGGGCTAGGAATTGAAATGGACTGCCTCACTTTGTCGCCCATGCCGGTCAGATGGATCAGCCCCAACCAGACATATTCAGGCTGGAGTTAATCCATGTCGGTTAATAGAGCGCCACATGCAAGCATGGCATCGCTGACGGCCCGTCCCCTCTTTACGCTTTGCCCTGTCTCCGTTATCCGCATTGGTGGCTTCTAGTCTGTGTATTGTATCAAATGGTGTACAGAGTGCGCAGTACATGCACGGAGGATGATACCCTCATTGCCCTGCCCAATCGATCAAGGCTGTCAGGTGTAACCCAACGTTGTAAGGATCATGTGCGAGGTGCGGCATCAGACTGATGTCACTCTTCCTCCTATTCACCGACACGTGTCTCCAACCCCGAGTCTCGTACTTAGGCTTGCTTCACGAGCCTTGCATTTCGCCCCAAGCTGCACCCAACTTTGGAATGTTGTGCATCGACCGTGACCTGCCTTGACATGTCTATGAAGCGGCTCaactgtctggtactccATGTCAGTCATCGACAGCCTTAAAACAAGACCGTCGCCCCAAACTACAATATACGTGGCAGCCTTAGGTTTCCCTCCTCCAAAAAACGGCAGATTTAGCTGCCTTATGAAACCTAAAACTTCACCAAAGGTTTCTTTCAatttctgctgctgcaaagccATCACGTCTTCTCGCAGCTAAGCTTCAAACGCCGTGGTTTGTTTGATCCTGCAACCTCTTCCACACCAACATGGTCAACTCATGACTTCACAGCAACTTATCTATCAATTCACACTCGCATCTGATTCCCATGGATAACTTGTACGGTTACCCGAACGACAGCAGCACCGGCGGTGGAGGCAAAGGAGGAGGCGGGGGGAccggtggtgatgctggtggtaCAGGAGGACAAGGGGGTTCAGGAGGCACTCGGAGAAAATAGTGGTAGTGATGGCagtgatgaaggaggagagaaatAGGGCTGAAGGAGGCCTTGAGGCCAGTAGCACCGGGGCTGCTGATCGTGTACGAATTGTGGACTAAAGAGTCTGGTATTTTGGCAAGATGAATACTGCTGATAGGAAGAAGATAGACCAGCTGTTTGATGCACAGCTGGACGGTATCTTGGTGAAATACATGGAGATAAATTTGTCAAAAAAGATACATGATGACTGGGATTTAGATCCTAATAGTACATAAATACCGCTATAAGACCAGAAGGGCAGCTATGGGGgggctcaagtgctgttTTTTATACAATAGACACAACTAAAATGACGGCCTAGTTCGTTTATACGCATATGCAGCGTTTCAGCTGTGCGATGCACTTTCAACCGAAGGTGGTTGACCTACATCCATCAAGCATTATGGATAACAAATCGAAGATGCAGCCACCACTCCACTAGAAATCTAAGCCTACCTTGTGACATCTCACACCACGTATTCAGGTGATTACCAGATGCGAGCTTCCAAAGGCAGAGTTGCAACAGAGCTCTGTTCTAGTGAAACTTTTGCCCACCCTGTGTCAGCGTGTTTGGTGTTACCGAACAACAGTCCCTGTCGCTACGCCAGATCCAACACCGGATTGCGCAGTCCATGGCCAGCCCCCCTGAATTGTAACAATTAACCTAACAAGGCGACTGGTTTGGGCATCCATATTTCGATAACTTGAGTGGTCTTTTAGAGAGAAGTGTATGAGGAACATTATCAGAGTAGACTGCAGCTTGAGGCAAGTATCTCGCTTCCTATCCCAAGCGTCAAGAACTCTGCCATTGAATTTTACCAATACATATTACACTTCCCCCTCCCTTGAAACATCAAAACGTAACCAAGAAACATGTCTGACAGTATGAGCACAGCGTGGAACAAGGCTCTGCAAAAGTATTTGCAAGAGGTAGGACATCTACAGGTCAAATCCCTAGGCAGTATCGATTCCCTCGTAGACGAAGTAACGCGGCTACAAGATCATTATTGTGGCAGCAGGTATTCATTGTACTTCAACAGACTGCGGCCATTTCTCGATTGGATTTACAACTTTCACCACTTTGTTCGAGCAATCCTTCAAATCACCCCAACGGGATTTGACCTCTTCTGGGGTGTGCTCTTGCTAGCTCTTGAGGTAAGTCGTAGTCTAACGAGCATCTCAATGTACAAAGAGGTTGTTAATATTCCGGAAAACTCTTAGACTGCCTCACGCTATGCTCAAAACTTGGAGTGTCTAGTTCTTACTCTCGAAAATATATACAACACACTACCTCGTTTCAAGGCATATTCCTGTAACCTGCCCACTCGAGACAGGGATACTTGGGAAGTCATATTAATCAACTACTTTGTTGAATTGATTAGTTTCTGCCAAGATTCTGCTGAGTTTTTTAGGAGAAGAATTTCAAGTAGTAGAATGCTGTTCTTCTTGATGCAGCTAAaggacttgacttggctaATTCGTATCGTGCAGGGAATATCCTACGGACCCGATCTTTCAATATTAAAACTAAACAACGACTTCAACGACTCCGAGACTTGACTTACTCTATTGATCAACAGGCTCGTTTGTCTGGAGAGTTAGAGCTGATTGCCAAAGTCGACAACTACCACGGAGAACTAATAACTTTGCTGGCACCCGGTGCTATGTTCGTTGGCAACCTTCCGTTCAATAATCTGCCTGTAAGGCAAAATCCTGCATTCGTGGGACGAGGATCGGAGCTTGATCTCCTTCAGTCAACTCTCTTGCCTGACAAATCGCCAGTGCAATTACCCTGCGCGTGCCTATATGGGCTGGCGGGTGTTGGGAAGTCACAGTTGGCACTTCAATTTGCATATAAGCATATTGATGTATTCGATGCGATCCTATGGATCTCCGCCGAGTCCGAAATCAAACTACGGGGATCTCTTGGTGAAATTGCCAATGGTCTTGGGCTGGTGGAGGGGCCATTCGAAAACATTCAGGATACAAAGGAAGCCGTAATGCGCTGGCTTCATCTCCACCCCAGAAGTGTGTATATTACCCAAGCACCTTAGTTCGACTTAACCTCTCGGGAGCTAATAGCCGAAAACAGGTTCACGCCGGCACGCAATTAAGTGGCTCCTAATATTTGACAACGCTGAAGACGTATCTCTCGTGAACTCCTTTTGGCCGAGAGCAGGAAAAGGCTCCATTATTATCACCTGCAAGAGTCCTGAAATTGCGAAACAATTTTCCCACAATAAAGTAGGAAGAATTCAGATAAAGCCGTTTTCGGCCCAAGTCGCTTCCAACTTTCTACTATCGCTAATCGATAAAGACCACTCCGCAACTGAGGAAGAATTACAACTAGCCCTTGATATATCAACTTCGGTTGGCTATCATCCCTTGGCTCTAGATATGGTTGGCTGCTATATTAGGCGATGTGGATATTCGCTGGTTAGATTTCTAGAGCAGCATCCTAGCTTTGAGACGGATCTTCTGTTCCGCGACAACCTGACAGTTTGGTCGGCAAATATTTACCAGAGATTTGTTGATAATGCCTTACATCTGGGACTAGGGTCGGCTGTCTATAGCTGTGCCTTGGACCCATCCTCAGAGTGTCTTTTGCAGATGATGGCTTTCTTGGATGTGGACGGTATCCCGGTGGAATTCTTCACACAAAACTCAAAGGAAGCCATGTCAGTCTCTCCAGCTTGCTTGTTCGTCCTCCGTTTGTGCTTTACTCATCCCATGTACAGGCTCATGGATGGCCCTGACGCTCAAGATGAGCTTCCAGATCTAGACAAAATACTAGAAAACCCTTTTCGGGACCCAGGAGTGTATGTCTGCCTGGCTATGTATTCCAAAGACACATTGAACTAACGATTGACTAGTTTAGATAAATGTCTGCAAAGCCTACTTGATCTGGCACTAATTACGATCGATGAGCATAGATACAGGGTGCAGAGTCATTGCCTTATCCTTATGGCAGTCCGGTCCTCCATGGCTCCGGAGAGGATTTCCTTCATCCTAAGCCGTATAGTTTTCTTCTTAAACAGCTCATTCCCCGAACAGCAGGCAGGGAAACCGCTATATAACAAATGGTCAGCATGTAAAGAGCTAGCTACAAATGTTGTCTCTCTTCGCAACTGGTACAAAACCTACCAAGATAcacttcctcctccaatTATGTTATGTGAGGTCATGTGCCGCTGTGCTTGGTATGGCTCTCACCAACCTAACGTCAAATACCTACCGACTAATCGCTTTGTCTTTCAACGTATAGGTATTTTCTAGAACAAGGAGCATCAGAAACGGTGCTCGAATTGTCTGACGACGCTATTCACATGTGCGAGAATGCCCTAAAACGCAACCAACATGCGGGATACTCCAAGTGGTTTGTTAAAGATATGATTAGTCATCATGTCAACACAAAAGCTACCATCGACCGGGAACTACCTTCCATAGATCATGGTCTCCGCCTCTCGCAACAAGTTTGCAGAATACGAAGACAAAACAAGAGGACGGGTTCACAGGATGACGAAATGTGGATTGCTGCCGCAGATGGAAACCTCGCCGTCTCCTTGATTGCTACCGGCAAACCAGAGGAAGCATTAGTGGTTCTATTGTCTTTGTTGGAAAGGGAAGATATGAGAGCAAATGAGGATATATACTTATCCAATACCTGTCTCTGCTACCTTATCTTGGACCGACTAGACGACGCATGGAAATATGGAAAGCGTGCCGCGGAGTCTACTAGACTTAGAAGAGGCGACAATAACGCTCAGACTGCTCTGTATGCTAGGTTTCACGGGACAAATTTATTGCACTAATTGCTAACATCTCATAGGATCGACTACTATAAAGGCATGATACACAAGAGGGGAGGGGAGGTTGGAGAAGCCGTGGCAGACTTGGAACGCAGCCTTCGAACTAGGGAGCAGCTTATGCCCAGGCACCTGCATACAGCATTGACGCTACACCAACTGGGTGTCCTTGAACAAGCAAGAGGGAATACAGAACCAGCTTTGTAGGTTTAATGACGGCCACAGGTCTAGTTATCAAGTCGAACGGGCTTTGCTAACCGGGCTTATACCAGAGATCTATTCATCGATTCCTTCGACATACTATCAAAGTGCGAATGCAATCCAGGTACGGTTTGTCGAACACTGCTAGCTATTTCGCAGCTGTATAGTAAGCTAAACGACATCGAAAATGCGAGCAAGTACTATAATATTGCGGAGGAGTATCGCATACGAATTAACGGCGTAGATACGAGAGGATTCGACGATCCCTCAGACTACGACATGTTTGTTACCATCGCTTTTCGATAGTACCAAATGACTGTTCTTGCTCCAGGGACCGGATAGATGGTTGTAGCCACCAATCAGGGACCTGCATATATTTAATGTTGTTATTAGTTGTTTGCTTTGCTACGAATGTTAACCCCAAGTCTAACTCAAGGCAGCTTTATAAGGCGCACGATAATATTGCTGTGCACAGGAGTGCTGCATACAGTAAGCtattggccaagatgaaaaGTCTGACCTGTGCAGGTAATCAGGGTTACGTACAGCAATAGTTGGATAACATTGATCTCTCTTGGCTTTCTTGCCCGCTGGAGGTCGGTTACCAGTGGGTACAGGTACAGGGAATTCCGAAACTTTTGGTATGGTAAACCCATCAATATAAAATATTTCGGAATTACTGGGAGCTCACACCAACGTAGAATACGGCGGCTAACCGTAATCCTCCCGTACTTTACTATCTCCTGGTTCCCAATCCTCCAAAAAAAATACACCATATTCTCTATTTGCAGAGGCATACTTCTCTATATTTGGAGGCATTAAAACCCCAGAGAAGAGCTTAATGGGATCCAGATTTTTCatgcggctgtggtcgtatGTGGTAGGTCGGAGGCCGGAATGAAGTTATAAGCCCACCACTAGCTAGGCCGAGAAACCGCAAAAGAGAAGcaaaaaacaccaacacatgcTCCGTACAAATACCCAGATATTGCGTCGTTATTACCAACTAAAGCGACTTTGGTAGGACATGCCATAGAAAACGGGATTAAAGCACTTCCGGCTCCTGTCGCAGCCCCAAAAGAGCTTGCAGTATTTAGGCGACAGTCTCACCTTGCCTTCTCCTCCCATGACTCCCAAGACTGCTGGATTGGGTAGCTCTGTAGAGCAATGTGAGGCTTGTGAAGAAGTTGTTTCTGCCTATAAAAAATCTCAGGCATTCAGTTCATCAAAATTCCGGGGCGCACCGAATCCCAAGCTGCACGAACTGGCATTCCCACCTTACGATAAGGATTATGACACTCAAACACGCCAATTCGCTACGGCATGGCACAGACAGTATCAACTGCAAGTGGTGAGGACAAGATACACCCAGCTACAGATACTTGAAGCTATTAAAGTGAAATTATTCTTAAGTTCCCGGTCAGAGCCCGGACAGCTCAAATGATATCTCTCTATAACTGGGTGGAAGCCGCCTCCAATTTCTATCAGTTGTCTTGTACCACCAGTTATACAGCTTGTTGCTTGAAGGCAGTAACCACATTATCACATTACCTACCATCATCATGGTTGACAAATCTCGAAAGCCGTAAACGCTCAGAAAAATCGCAACTGTCTAGATTTCCTACAGTTAAAGGCTTCAATGACTCTACAGGTGGCTTGCTTTATGAATTATCTAGGGTGCACAGGTACCGGCGGTGAACTGATGCAACTATGAGTTTAAGTTATATGTACGGGGAGCATCTACTGCACATAATAAGGGCGAACTATCTGCGCAATAGAAGTACAACGCGAGACCATCATTATTGAGATCAACTACTTTTTTGTAGCAATGCAATGacagctccatgtcccattCGACTGGCCCATGATAGCGCTGTTTGATCATCCTTGTCCATGGCGTTGACATCGGCACCAGCTGTGAGTAGCATCTTTACAATGATCTCGGACCCTTTCTCGGCAGCCCAGGACAGCACAGTCCGACCACAATGGTCCTTAGCCTCGATATCAACTCCGTCCATtgcaaggagaagcttgaaAACAGGTACACGGCCTTCCCCAGCAGCCAACGACAGCGGGCTCCTTCCAGAACTGTCTTTCGACTCAATGTCCACTTTACCCGTCTCGAGTAAAAGCCTAACGGCTGACACACCATTCATATCTATTTCACGAGACATGATCAATCTTTTCTTATTCTGTTGCTCAAGTAAATTTAGCTGCATTTGATAAGCTTCATGTGGACAGGCGGGCTGTAAGGATGTATGTAGCGGGCTCCTCCCAGAGCTATCTTCAGATACGGTATCCTCTTGCCTCTTGACGAGCCATGGCTAAACGTTTCTTATTCTCTTGCTCAAGTAATATTAGCTGCTTTTGCCAAGGTTGAAGTTCTGCGTCGTCTGGACAAGTTGGCTGTAGGGCTGGATGTGGCAGGGATGGAGACCGGGTGTTCTCCTTGGTTTCGCTGCCCAAATGGTGGTTTCTCGTGCCTATTACAGCGTAGGAAAGAGGAGAAGGGCCACTATCGTCTCTCAAATCAGCGTCAACTCTGCCTATATCAAGCAGGAGCTTGATTTCAGCCTCGCGCCCGTGCTCCGCAGCCCATGACAGCGGCGTTCTGCCATGGTCATCCTCCAAATTGGCATTAACTTTGCCGGACTCCAGCAGAAGCTTGACGATAGACGTATAGCCCTTAACGACAGCCCAGCATAGAGGGGTCCGGCCACGGTCATCTTTCGAGTCAACGTCTATTCTCCTTAGTTGGAGCAGCAACCTAGCCACAGGTTCATGTCCATTCTTTGCAGCCAATAACAATGGTGTTCGACCGCTGGTATCCTTTGAGTCGACTTTTACTATGCCTGTTCCGAGTAGCAATTCGACAATGGATTCGTGGCCCTTCTCAGCCGCCCACGAAAGCAGTATGTTGCCGCTGTTGGCGGCTGCGTTCTCACCAACGTTGCTGGCCTCGATTAACTGCTCCATAACAGCTTTATGCCCATTCTCGGCGGCCCACCATAGCGGTGTTCGGCCGTCCTTATCTGTCGACTCAGCATCAATACCGCTTGTCTCGAGCAATAGCTTAACCACCATTCCATGCCCATTCTTCGCAGCCTGCAAAAGCGGTGTCTGACCAATGTTGTCTTTTGTGTTAATGTCAACTTTACCGGTGTTGAGTAGCAGCTGAGCAACTGTCTCATGCCCGTTCGAGGCAGCCAACGAAAGTGGTGTCCCGCCAAGACATTCTTTCGAATCAGGATTAACCATGTTCGAGTCAAGTAGGAACTTGACTACTACTTCATGCCCTCTCTTGGTAGCCCAGGACAGCGCCGTCATGCACGCAGAGCCGTCGAAGGCATCAGGTCTATCCGAAGCAAGTAGATACGATATGATTATTGCCTGATCACATTCCTTAGAGATATGAGATAAGATACCTCTCTGCGGCGAGAATTGGAAGCCTCGATAAAGACCACAGTGTTTTCCACCGCTCTGGCAATACTTCTCATATAGTTCGTGAAGAggcgatgttggtggctCAATTTCCACGCGGGCCTTCAAGAATGCTCGCACTGCTGCATCGCTATTCGTGGTTAGTGCCGCAAGCATAGGGGCTCCATAGCGTTCTCCTTCCTCTTTAAAGCAAGAAAGTTTAGATGGGTGACTCCCAATAAGGTTCGCCAGGTTTTGTTTTGCCATAATATATAAGGTAGAAGCGTTCGTAGTGTGTCGGCCATTGTCATATTGTTCCAGAAGGTTGTTTAATTTAGTCCAATGAGGAAAGCAAAATGTTTGAAGAAAGGTTATTTGGTTAACGCCCACCCCTTGTGCTACATTAGCATGGTAGAGAACATTTTGAATAGCGTACTCGAGGAATGGAAACTTCTTTTCAGCTAATTGGCGAAAAACCACAGCTTGTTGTGAAAATGCATTAGAAAGCAGACTGCCAATCTTTGCATTAGCATCAATGCTTATATAGTTAACACAGCATTGTTTAAGTCTCTCGTGGCTTTGACCCTGGAAGCTTTCTCCCAAATGATGCCAAATCTGCCGGATGCCAtcttcttgaagaagaaagtctTCTACAGACTTATGGATAAATTGTATGGTTGGAACTTGAGACTCAGTGACCATAGCAAGCCCCATAGAGGAATTTGAAATGAATTGGAGCATGGCGGATGTCGTAACCATATCTAAACTCCAATCGTGGAGAATGTCAGGCTTAAAGCCAGATAGAATAGCGAAGTACAGTTGCTCAGGTTTTAACGGCTGTTTCGCAAAGAGGATCCACTGAAAACACAACAACGTTTCATCTTTGCTACTGCAACCCTGTAGCAGAATATCGCGGAAGAGCTTGCACAAGTCGTTGGGCATATCTCGTACTCTCTGTTGAAGTACATGTACGCGCCCCTTATCAAGCTCCTTATTTAGGATATTTGCTGCTAGAACAGCCCACAAGAAGACACCACCTGCTTTATCTTGGAGATCAGCTTGAATCTGCCTCGCAGTTGGACCCTCTTGGATGTTCAACGTGCTCTTCAGATAGGACGCGATATCCCGCCTATGTCCTTTCTCCGTTTCAAGAACGAGGATTTTCCCCTTTGTAGTTGTAATTTCAGGGCATTTCCTACTTGAGAAGCACACCCGGAAGCTAGTACCACCTGAAGTACATTTGTCGCATAATTCCTCAAAATAAGATATCAGGTCCCGAACTTGATGCATGTCATCGCACTCGTCCAAAGCATCTATGAAACACACAAGACTGGACTGTCCAAAACCCAATACAGCCCGTGTGAAGACGGCTTTCAGTGACTCAATGCTCCATTGGTGGAAATCATGGTCCCATGACCCTGGTATGACGGAATCAAGGGCACCTGTTGGTTCAGGAACATGTTTCAGAAGCTTCACTAATAGTGACCGGTACATCCCAATTGCTGATCTCTCTAGATTGTCGCCTCGCGAATTAAAGAAGAATGAGATGATGCTCATCTTGGTTTTGGTTTCCTTCTCGGCATTATTAACAACGAAATTTATCAGCGTAGATTTACCGGCACCAGGCTTCCCCGTTATCCACAGCACGCCGTGATGTTCTCTAAGCATGCTAGGATTAAGCTAGCTAAGATACTTGACATTTCTCAATAGCCATTTACACGTCTTGGCGTGGGCGTTACGAATGAGGCCTTGACGAGCATCCATTTGATCGTATCGTAACG
Protein-coding regions in this window:
- a CDS encoding penicillin-binding protein (similar to Aspergillus flavus NRRL3357 XP_002381910.1), whose translation is MASEKKKQVSWTSWLWSLVSRQRFDRQSAGTDQSKQPEAVEPRSLKLNERLQKSPDKLKDIISLCKVASVSVGVLHEGKVVFEQNIAVPNGPSIPRPEAQLMYTLCSVSKTLVSAALGILVDQGSLCWADTIGQHLPDFKPSGKVSISNTATFNDILRHSGGLDNPVVSLLGPGGKVITPQDDFMDVLNSTPTERNGETLYDSWVYSNVGYALVALVIEKISGESFAQFVRGRILMPLGMNSTAVTAAQIEDTDNLAQSYAQMQDGSWEKLEHEWTNENNTPVLAMVGIRSTVMDMLIFCAAVMDAFAPKADTDGARISGMQQEEHSRSTNFEVLSGIKYNPLKQVPAILNGCYWTRPHNDPIGHVARYHLGWMRVIMPSCMVSWGSWNMTLADNATRKEHQSARDGSILGRNSGNRILYKSTGVGFCGTCSVNIFPESRSSVIAFSNGTNCGDAADFCASLLIQELFDLEPKVDILAMVRREVASREHDFESIMSDLEEHRDTSQPEGDALDYVGEYRGLGTTLVIQNAPNGDGLQLCFNHRSDMVQPLEYFAKDQYGFWPKSQDAWLKGGWLDWDYYLVGILTFVRNENVIGLTWVWERGAEPYFFRKLGIAEPENN
- a CDS encoding tetratricopeptide repeat domain-containing protein; the protein is MSDSMSTAWNKALQKYLQEVGHLQVKSLGSIDSLVDEVTRLQDHYCGSRYSLYFNRLRPFLDWIYNFHHFVRAILQITPTGFDLFWGVLLLALEARLSGELELIAKVDNYHGELITLLAPGAMFVGNLPFNNLPVRQNPAFVGRGSELDLLQSTLLPDKSPVQLPCACLYGLAGVGKSQLALQFAYKHIDVFDAILWISAESEIKLRGSLGEIANGLGLVEGPFENIQDTKEAVMRWLHLHPRSSRRHAIKWLLIFDNAEDVSLVNSFWPRAGKGSIIITCKSPEIAKQFSHNKVGRIQIKPFSAQVASNFLLSLIDKDHSATEEELQLALDISTSVGYHPLALDMVGCYIRRCGYSLVRFLEQHPSFETDLLFRDNLTVWSANIYQRFVDNALHLGLGSAVYSCALDPSSECLLQMMAFLDVDGIPVEFFTQNSKEAMLMDGPDAQDELPDLDKILENPFRDPGVLDKCLQSLLDLALITIDEHRYRVQSHCLILMAVRSSMAPERISFILSRIVFFLNSSFPEQQAGKPLYNKWSACKELATNVVSLRNWYKTYQDTLPPPIMLCEVMCRCAWYFLEQGASETVLELSDDAIHMCENALKRNQHAGYSKWFVKDMISHHVNTKATIDRELPSIDHGLRLSQQVCRIRRQNKRTGSQDDEMWIAAADGNLAVSLIATGKPEEALVVLLSLLEREDMRANEDIYLSNTCLCYLILDRLDDAWKYGKRAAESTRLRRGDNNAQTALIDYYKGMIHKRGGEVGEAVADLERSLRTREQLMPRHLHTALTLHQLGVLEQARGNTEPALDLFIDSFDILSKCECNPGTVCRTLLAISQLYSKLNDIENASKYYNIAEEYRIRINGVDTRGFDDPSDYDMFVTIAFR
- a CDS encoding ankyrin repeats (3 copies) domain-containing protein produces the protein MSREIDMNGVSAVRLLLETGKVDIESKDSSGRSPLSLAAGEGRVPVFKLLLAMDGVDIEAKDHCGRTVLSWAAEKGSEIIVKMLLTAGADVNAMDKDDQTALSWASRMGHGAVIALLQKSS
- a CDS encoding nacht and ankyrin domain-containing protein (similar to Colletotrichum gloeosporioides Nara gc5 XP_007279365.1), encoding MYRSLLVKLLKHVPEPTGALDSVIPGSWDHDFHQWSIESLKAVFTRAVLGFGQSSLVCFIDALDECDDMHQVRDLISYFEELCDKCTSGGTSFRVCFSSRKCPEITTTKGKILVLETEKGHRRDIASYLKSTLNIQEGPTARQIQADLQDKAGGVFLWAVLAANILNKELDKGRVHVLQQRVRDMPNDLCKLFRDILLQGCSSKDETLLCFQWILFAKQPLKPEQLYFAILSGFKPDILHDWSLDMVTTSAMLQFISNSSMGLAMVTESQVPTIQFIHKSVEDFLLQEDGIRQIWHHLGESFQGQSHERLKQCCVNYISIDANAKIGSLLSNAFSQQAVVFRQLAEKKFPFLEYAIQNVLYHANVAQGVGVNQITFLQTFCFPHWTKLNNLLEQYDNGRHTTNASTLYIMAKQNLANLIGSHPSKLSCFKEEGERYGAPMLAALTTNSDAAVRAFLKARVEIEPPTSPLHELYEKYCQSGGKHCGLYRGFQFSPQRGILSHISKECDQAIIISYLLASDRPDAFDGSACMTALSWATKRGHEVVVKFLLDSNMVNPDSKECLGGTPLSLAASNGHETVAQLLLNTGKVDINTKDNIGQTPLLQAAKNGHGMVVKLLLETSGIDAESTDKDGRTPLWWAAENGHKAVMEQLIEASNVGENAAANSGNILLSWAAEKGHESIVELLLGTGIVKVDSKDTSGRTPLLLAAKNGHEPVARLLLQLRRIDVDSKDDRGRTPLCWAVVKGYTSIVKLLLESGKVNANLEDDHGRTPLSWAAEHGREAEIKLLLDIGRVDADLRDDSGPSPLSYAVIGTRNHHLGSETKENTRSPSLPHPALQPTCPDDAELQPWQKQLILLEQENKKRLAMARQEARGYRI